A genome region from Lytechinus pictus isolate F3 Inbred chromosome 16, Lp3.0, whole genome shotgun sequence includes the following:
- the LOC129278634 gene encoding receptor-type tyrosine-protein phosphatase beta-like isoform X2 gives MTTNLNMKHWSSKQVNFKDYKVAVVLTFLTCVGVFANVPDHDDDPCISYTTSLICSCTEPPPLPPPCPPFVFPVNNLSEFGATTHSVSASWLPPSLCRYTGYNVSCSYGSEVMTQQTLHAQTTMFNCTNLMPGMCGINITVTVLRDYVESEPRSITLATVPSQVTNLTECGATNDSISACWSPPRGMYDGYNVTCSSKEPTRLDANNTMFTCTNLPIPGMKYNMTVTTVSCEKEGEPSMITILALPSQVTNLTECGATNYSISACWSPPHGMYDGYKVTCSGKEPALLDADTIMFTCTNLSIPGMKYNMTVTTMSCEKEGEPSVITILALPSQVTNLTECGATNYSISACWSPPHGMYDGYKVTCSGKEPALLDADTIMFTCTNLSIPGMKYNMTVTTVSCEKEGEPSMITILALPSQVTNLTECGATNYSISACWSRPLGMYDGYKVTCSDGPGRERTRLDADTTMFTCTNLSIPGMKYNMTVTTMSCEKEGEPSVITILALPPQVTNLTECECGATNYSISACWSPPHGMYDGYKVTCSGKEPALLDADTIMFTCTNLSIPGMKYNMTVTTVSCEKEGEPSVITILARESILVPPQVTNLTECECGATNDSISACWSPPHGMYDGYKVTCSDGLGREPTRLDANTTMFTCTNLPIPGMKYNMTVTVTTVSCEKEGEPSVITILARESILAPSQVANLTECGATNDSISACWSPPLGMYDGYKVTCSDGPGREPTRLDADTTMFTCTNLSIPCMKYNMAVTTMSCEKEGEPSVITILALPTSTSISPSTTCPNATTSSPPNISPSPTSPNTTTSPPSTPPPRPPPCKYFCKMCPTIQWMLVSLLCSNTLGWISVALIYYFNKPTKTDPMTYIQNTPTDHQDILSTQRESQKKCSSGGSTQDEETMLCDKQPGTSMSYDNPSYDNTPSDSVFLGGAVVNG, from the exons ATGACAACTAACCTAAATATGAAACACTGGTCATCAAAGCAAGTGAATTTCAAG GACTATAAAGTTGCTGTAGTCTTGACATTCCTAACTTGTGTCGGCGTCTTTGCTAACGTACCTGATCATGATGACGATCCATGCATCTCTTACACGACGAGTCTTATTTGTTCATGTACGGAACCACCGCCCCTACCTCCACCGTGTCCACCGTTTGTATTTCCAG TGAACAACCTGTCCGAGTTCGGAGCAACCACCCATTCAGTTTCAGCCTCGTGGTTACCGCCAAGTTTATGTAGGTACACTGGTTATAATGTGTCCTGTTCATATGGATCAGAAGTTATGACCCAGCAAACCCTTCATGCTCAGACGACAATGTTTAATTGTACCAATCTAATGCCTGGAATGTGTGGAATCAACATCACAGTCACAGTATTGCGCGATTATGTTGAGAGCGAACCAAGATCGATCACCCTTGCAACAG TTCCTTCACAGGTAACTAACTTGACTGAATGTGGAGCAACCAATGATTCCATCTCAGCTTGCTGGTCACCACCTCGTGGCATGTATGATGGTTATAACGTGACTTGTTCAAGTAAAGAACCAACTCGTCTTGATGCTAACAACACCATGTTTACATGTACCAATCTACCTATTCCTGGCATGAAATATAACATGACAGTAACTACCGTGAGCTGTGAAAAGGAAGGCGAACCATCGATGATTACAATTCTAGCAC TTCCTTCACAGGTAACTAACTTGACTGAATGTGGAGCAACCAATTATTCCATCTCAGCTTGTTGGTCACCACCTCATGGCATGTATGATGGTTATAAAGTGACTTGTTCAGGTAAAGAACCAGCTCTTCTTGATGCTGACACCATCATGTTTACATGTACCAATCTATCTATTCCTGGAATGAAATATAACATGACAGTAACTACCATGAGCTGTGAAAAGGAAGGCGAACCATCAGTAATTACAATTCTAGCAC TTCCTTCACAGGTAACTAACTTGACTGAATGTGGAGCAACCAATTATTCCATCTCAGCTTGTTGGTCACCACCTCATGGCATGTATGATGGTTATAAAGTGACTTGTTCAGGTAAAGAACCAGCTCTTCTTGATGCTGACACCATCATGTTTACATGTACCAATCTATCTATTCCTGGCATGAAATATAACATGACAGTAACTACCGTGAGCTGTGAAAAGGAAGGCGAACCATCGATGATTACAATTCTAGCAC TTCCTTCACAGGTAACTAACTTGACTGAATGTGGAGCAACCAATTATTCCATCTCAGCTTGTTGGTCACGACCTCTTGGTATGTATGATGGTTATAAAGTGACTTGTTCAGATGGACCAGGTAGAGAACGAACCCGTCTTGATGCCGACACCACCATGTTTACATGTACCAATCTATCTATTCCTGGAATGAAATATAACATGACAGTAACTACCATGAGCTGTGAAAAGGAAGGCGAACCATCAGTAATTACAATTCTAGCAC TTCCTCCACAGGTAACTAACTTGACTGAATGTGAATGTGGAGCAACCAATTATTCCATCTCAGCTTGTTGGTCACCACCTCATGGCATGTATGATGGTTATAAAGTGACTTGTTCAGGTAAAGAACCAGCTCTTCTTGATGCTGACACCATCATGTTTACATGTACCAATCTATCTATTCCTGGAATGAAATATAACATGACAGTAACTACCGTTAGCTGTGAAAAGGAAGGCGAACCATCAGTAATTACAATTCTAGCACGAGAGTCGATCTTAG TTCCTCCACAGGTAACTAACTTGACTGAATGTGAATGTGGAGCAACCAATGATTCCATCTCAGCTTGCTGGTCACCACCACATGGCATGTATGATGGTTATAAAGTAACTTGTTCAGATGGACTAGGTAGAGAACCAACTCGTCTTGATGCTAACACCACCATGTTTACATGTACCAATCTACCTATTCCTGGCATGAAATACAACATGACAGTAACCGTAACTACCGTTAGCTGTGAAAAGGAAGGCGAACCATCAGTAATTACAATTCTAGCACGAGAGTCGATCTTag CTCCTTCACAGGTAGCTAACTTGACTGAATGTGGAGCAACCAATGATTCCATCTCCGCTTGTTGGTCACCACCTCTTGGCATGTATGATGGTTATAAAGTGACTTGTTCAGATGGACCAGGTAGAGAACCAACCCGTCTTGATGCCGACACCACCATGTTTACATGTACCAATCTATCTATTCCTTGCATGAAATATAACATGGCAGTAACCACCATGAGCTGTGAAAAGGAAGGCGAACCATCAGTAATTACAATTCTAGCAC TTCCGACTTCGACTTCTATTTCTCCGTCTACTACTTGTCCAAACGCGACTACTTCTTCGCCTCCTAATATTTCTCCTTCTCCGACTTCTCCAAATACTACTACTTCGCCGCcttctactcctcctcctcGACCACCACCCTGCAAGTATTTTTGTAAGATGTGTCCTACCATTCAGTGGATGCTAGTGTCTTTACTCTGCTCTAACACGTTGGGTTGGATCTCTGTAGCTCTCATCTATTACTTCAACAAACCCACCAAGACAGATCCTATGACATACATCCAGAACACTCCAACGGATCATCAAGACATTCTTTCTACCCAGAG GGAGAGTCAGAAGAAATGTTCTTCAGGAGGATCTACGCAAGATGAGGAAACTATGCTATGTGATAAGCAACCGGGTACTTCTATGTCGTACGATAATCCGTCGTACGACAATACCCCATCAGATTCAGTTTTCTTGGGGGGTGCAGTGGTTAACGGCTGA
- the LOC129278634 gene encoding receptor-type tyrosine-protein phosphatase beta-like isoform X1: MTTNLNMKHWSSKQVNFKDYKVAVVLTFLTCVGVFANVPDHDDDPCISYTTSLICSCTEPPPLPPPCPPFVFPVNNLSEFGATTHSVSASWLPPSLCRYTGYNVSCSYGSEVMTQQTLHAQTTMFNCTNLMPGMCGINITVTVLRDYVESEPRSITLATVPSQVTNLTECGATNDSISACWSPPRGMYDGYNVTCSSKEPTRLDANNTMFTCTNLPIPGMKYNMTVTTVSCEKEGEPSMITILALPSQVTNLTECGATNYSISACWSPPHGMYDGYKVTCSGKEPALLDADTIMFTCTNLSIPGMKYNMTVTTMSCEKEGEPSVITILALPSQVTNLTECGATNYSISACWSPPHGMYDGYKVTCSGKEPALLDADTIMFTCTNLSIPGMKYNMTVTTVSCEKEGEPSMITILALPSQVTNLTECGATNYSISACWSRPLGMYDGYKVTCSDGPGRERTRLDADTTMFTCTNLSIPGMKYNMTVTTMSCEKEGEPSVITILALPPQVTNLTECECGATNYSISACWSPPHGMYDGYKVTCSGKEPALLDADTIMFTCTNLSIPGMKYNMTVTTVSCEKEGEPSVITILARESILVPPQVTNLTECECGATNDSISACWSPPHGMYDGYKVTCSDGLGREPTRLDANTTMFTCTNLPIPGMKYNMTVTVTTVSCEKEGEPSVITILARESILAPSQVANLTECGATNDSISACWSPPLGMYDGYKVTCSDGPGREPTRLDADTTMFTCTNLSIPCMKYNMAVTTMSCEKEGEPSVITILAPDPPTQVPTSTSISPSTTCPNATTSSPPNISPSPTSPNTTTSPPSTPPPRPPPCKYFCKMCPTIQWMLVSLLCSNTLGWISVALIYYFNKPTKTDPMTYIQNTPTDHQDILSTQRESQKKCSSGGSTQDEETMLCDKQPGTSMSYDNPSYDNTPSDSVFLGGAVVNG; the protein is encoded by the exons ATGACAACTAACCTAAATATGAAACACTGGTCATCAAAGCAAGTGAATTTCAAG GACTATAAAGTTGCTGTAGTCTTGACATTCCTAACTTGTGTCGGCGTCTTTGCTAACGTACCTGATCATGATGACGATCCATGCATCTCTTACACGACGAGTCTTATTTGTTCATGTACGGAACCACCGCCCCTACCTCCACCGTGTCCACCGTTTGTATTTCCAG TGAACAACCTGTCCGAGTTCGGAGCAACCACCCATTCAGTTTCAGCCTCGTGGTTACCGCCAAGTTTATGTAGGTACACTGGTTATAATGTGTCCTGTTCATATGGATCAGAAGTTATGACCCAGCAAACCCTTCATGCTCAGACGACAATGTTTAATTGTACCAATCTAATGCCTGGAATGTGTGGAATCAACATCACAGTCACAGTATTGCGCGATTATGTTGAGAGCGAACCAAGATCGATCACCCTTGCAACAG TTCCTTCACAGGTAACTAACTTGACTGAATGTGGAGCAACCAATGATTCCATCTCAGCTTGCTGGTCACCACCTCGTGGCATGTATGATGGTTATAACGTGACTTGTTCAAGTAAAGAACCAACTCGTCTTGATGCTAACAACACCATGTTTACATGTACCAATCTACCTATTCCTGGCATGAAATATAACATGACAGTAACTACCGTGAGCTGTGAAAAGGAAGGCGAACCATCGATGATTACAATTCTAGCAC TTCCTTCACAGGTAACTAACTTGACTGAATGTGGAGCAACCAATTATTCCATCTCAGCTTGTTGGTCACCACCTCATGGCATGTATGATGGTTATAAAGTGACTTGTTCAGGTAAAGAACCAGCTCTTCTTGATGCTGACACCATCATGTTTACATGTACCAATCTATCTATTCCTGGAATGAAATATAACATGACAGTAACTACCATGAGCTGTGAAAAGGAAGGCGAACCATCAGTAATTACAATTCTAGCAC TTCCTTCACAGGTAACTAACTTGACTGAATGTGGAGCAACCAATTATTCCATCTCAGCTTGTTGGTCACCACCTCATGGCATGTATGATGGTTATAAAGTGACTTGTTCAGGTAAAGAACCAGCTCTTCTTGATGCTGACACCATCATGTTTACATGTACCAATCTATCTATTCCTGGCATGAAATATAACATGACAGTAACTACCGTGAGCTGTGAAAAGGAAGGCGAACCATCGATGATTACAATTCTAGCAC TTCCTTCACAGGTAACTAACTTGACTGAATGTGGAGCAACCAATTATTCCATCTCAGCTTGTTGGTCACGACCTCTTGGTATGTATGATGGTTATAAAGTGACTTGTTCAGATGGACCAGGTAGAGAACGAACCCGTCTTGATGCCGACACCACCATGTTTACATGTACCAATCTATCTATTCCTGGAATGAAATATAACATGACAGTAACTACCATGAGCTGTGAAAAGGAAGGCGAACCATCAGTAATTACAATTCTAGCAC TTCCTCCACAGGTAACTAACTTGACTGAATGTGAATGTGGAGCAACCAATTATTCCATCTCAGCTTGTTGGTCACCACCTCATGGCATGTATGATGGTTATAAAGTGACTTGTTCAGGTAAAGAACCAGCTCTTCTTGATGCTGACACCATCATGTTTACATGTACCAATCTATCTATTCCTGGAATGAAATATAACATGACAGTAACTACCGTTAGCTGTGAAAAGGAAGGCGAACCATCAGTAATTACAATTCTAGCACGAGAGTCGATCTTAG TTCCTCCACAGGTAACTAACTTGACTGAATGTGAATGTGGAGCAACCAATGATTCCATCTCAGCTTGCTGGTCACCACCACATGGCATGTATGATGGTTATAAAGTAACTTGTTCAGATGGACTAGGTAGAGAACCAACTCGTCTTGATGCTAACACCACCATGTTTACATGTACCAATCTACCTATTCCTGGCATGAAATACAACATGACAGTAACCGTAACTACCGTTAGCTGTGAAAAGGAAGGCGAACCATCAGTAATTACAATTCTAGCACGAGAGTCGATCTTag CTCCTTCACAGGTAGCTAACTTGACTGAATGTGGAGCAACCAATGATTCCATCTCCGCTTGTTGGTCACCACCTCTTGGCATGTATGATGGTTATAAAGTGACTTGTTCAGATGGACCAGGTAGAGAACCAACCCGTCTTGATGCCGACACCACCATGTTTACATGTACCAATCTATCTATTCCTTGCATGAAATATAACATGGCAGTAACCACCATGAGCTGTGAAAAGGAAGGCGAACCATCAGTAATTACAATTCTAGCAC CGGATCCTCCTACTCAAGTTCCGACTTCGACTTCTATTTCTCCGTCTACTACTTGTCCAAACGCGACTACTTCTTCGCCTCCTAATATTTCTCCTTCTCCGACTTCTCCAAATACTACTACTTCGCCGCcttctactcctcctcctcGACCACCACCCTGCAAGTATTTTTGTAAGATGTGTCCTACCATTCAGTGGATGCTAGTGTCTTTACTCTGCTCTAACACGTTGGGTTGGATCTCTGTAGCTCTCATCTATTACTTCAACAAACCCACCAAGACAGATCCTATGACATACATCCAGAACACTCCAACGGATCATCAAGACATTCTTTCTACCCAGAG GGAGAGTCAGAAGAAATGTTCTTCAGGAGGATCTACGCAAGATGAGGAAACTATGCTATGTGATAAGCAACCGGGTACTTCTATGTCGTACGATAATCCGTCGTACGACAATACCCCATCAGATTCAGTTTTCTTGGGGGGTGCAGTGGTTAACGGCTGA